The following is a genomic window from Branchiostoma lanceolatum isolate klBraLanc5 chromosome 10, klBraLanc5.hap2, whole genome shotgun sequence.
GCAGAAAATTAAAGAATTGGAAATGCAGAATAAGTTACCCGAGGAACCAAAGCAACCTGACGGTACTATCATATTTTATTACAAAGAAAAAGAGATATCCCAAATGACAgtatactcaagcaactggataaaatgtttgaaactttgtcttttcaaataacttttttttttcaaaaatttcatccagttgcttgagtaactgtcatttggcgtatcttattacctgggcgtctgaccttcatcaacgtaaaaagAGATATagtttatgacgtcattggtcTGTGGTTTCTAAATACATACTTCGCAAGTGTGACATATCTGACCAGTTATGTATTTGCAACTGAAACCGGCTTGCTCTCAATAAAAGTTAACTTGCGTTCAGCATAGAAGTTACAGTCCAGCTCATGTATTGGGAAGATAAAACACCATGGGATGTGTATGTCCTGGGGAAGCGTACATGTTCTGGAGTAATTAAATCACTTTAAATGCCTCACAATAACAACATTAATCCTGTTCCTAGATACCTGTATCAAAACTGACGACATGACAGAGGTATTGGACATAGTGAGGGATCTGAAGAGGAAGTTTGAACGGATGGAAAGCGGTATGGAATACTTGATACATCGTTTACCCTTGAAAATATATTGCGGAGGTCGTTGGAAACCTATATCTGGGGAATCAAGAAAGGCTAGTACATAGATATTGTCAACGGAAGTACCGTAAGTCCGTAACCGTATGAGTGTTTACGCACTGATAAATTACCGCCGTTGGAAACTAAGAGGGAGTGGTGACATTGTAGAaattctaatcatttcgaggtctcaagaagacctacccacaaaccaattATCAAGACAATCCGACCAGgcggcattctcgagttatcgtgttcacagacggaaggacacacacacacacacacacacacacacacacaaacacacacacacacacacacacacacacgcacgcacgcatatatacacacacgcacacgcacgcacgcacggacgcacgcacgcacgcacacacacacacacactcatacacacacacacacacacacacacacacaaactctcactcacacactgatacccacacacagacacacactaacacacactcacattcactcacacacacacacacacactcatacacacacactcatacacacacacacacacacacacacacacacacacacacacacactcacactcatacgtacatacacacacacacacacacacaatcacgaAATCATATTCATGGCAGGAGATCATACTTTAGCGTACTAACACATCACTTATCAATGTCTGCTTTCTTTTCCTAGAGCAAAACATAGCAAGGGACAAGCCCACCGTACAGTCTAGTACGGCGCACCGTGGTTTCTCAAACAGAGCCGTCGACGGGAGCGCCAACACGTTCTGGGCCGGCAAATCGTGCACCCACACCGAGCAGAACGTGAAAGACCCATGGTGGTACGTAGACCTGCTCGCACCGTATCCCATCGGGATAGTGAAGATATACAACCGCCAGGACTGCTGCACGGAAAGAATCAACCCCTTCATTGTTCTTGTCGGCGATAATGGCAGGTTAGATATTCTCTTTACTACTTTTCTTGGCCAATTGAGTTCTGTGAGAATACTGgtaactaggggtgggtaccggtacataaaattcaggtccggtccaggtccagagggtcaggtccaggtccggacctgtacctgtacctgattatagtactgtcgcagtacatcatattttggagagcgggacacacgtaaaagtctccaaacgtcatgtctggaacgatataatttcttaggcttgcactttgtctcaaaattataactatactctcctcgccgtctgtttactcatcctttaagtgtttctagatatgattcacagctaacgtcttcgaaaacgactcgttaaatctgctgttttgtattttcttagaccagttatgtagccgcctgctggtagcctggtactatgaattttctaatcggtccataggccggtccactgattttttacggaccgtttttttttggaccggtccattaagaaataccggttttgtaccggtacacggtaccggtacccacccttACTGGTAACTTTATCTGGTCGACAAGTTATTTGCCATATTTGACCATGTTCCTTTTTGCCGCAGCGCCACCGCGGAAAATTGACAGAAAATGCAATGATTATCCTTGTCAAGCAAGCATGTAACAGCGATGATAAAAGTGATactgtttatttcatttgtaactCGTGAATTACAGAAATGCTGTGTCATTATGGTTTAATTTACACACACTTCTCGGTGCATATTTACCTAAATAGGTGGATTTAGAGCGGCCGTCGGATTACGGATCATCGACATTAAAACCGCTAATTTATTCCTGATATAAAAGGCATGCGCATGCAGCCCCCCTTACGTACACCAAGCAGTGTGGAGGCGAGTGGGGTAGCGACTACACAGACAAGGGAGTCTTCTACATCGACTGTGGCGGGATTCGGGGCCGGTATGTTAGTGTTAAACTCCCGGGAAACGAGCGGACCCTCACACTGTGTGAAGTGGAGGTGTATGCAGGTGAAGACCCCCtgtcattggacccgcggcacgctggcggcgtcgctgcgtcctaaactggatttgtctcacccttgactttatacattgtaatgggaatatcattcaaaatgtacaagtatgactaaaaagacaacaaaatacacaaagcttaaaaagattcgttttcatgttttttgtcgatgaaattcgttgagcgcttttTTAATTCGATCGgctgcagcgacgccgccagcgtgccgtgcgTCCAGTGAAAGGGGGTTAAGCAGTTCGTTTAATACAAGAAGTGTGCTTTCTGGGTGAATCACGCACATTTGTGTGTCGAACCCTATCCTATAGGATCCTATAGCTAGCTCATTCTCCCGCCTTCATGGTACAACAATACTGCTGATTCTGCTTGGTGTATCCAGTATGAATTGTAACACGCCAAGCCTTTAATACTTTACAAATAATTGATAGATAGCGTGAAAGGTCACCTCTGTTGTTGGTATATAGCATTTCGGAAAATGAGTTCTTTTCCAACACACGAGAAAGGTCGCGTCGAATTTTCAATTAGACCTCTGAATTCTTCAGGATAAATGACCCGAAACACGTGAACATACAAACGAGTGACGTCACTCTTCTAAGTACTGCATCTGTACTTAGTTTTCCTGTAGAAGACCAGAGGTCTTGTTGAAGATTTGACGAATACACTTACAAGATTGCTAGACATTTCTTGATTTTACAGAGCATTATCGTCTTTTACAGCCAAGAATCCCGAGGTCGAGGAGACAGGATAGATAGTCCAATCAAAAGTGAGCAGCTTGTTCGATTATGCTGATTCAGGCAGCCACATTGCAATTGCTGTGCATGATTAGCACGTGTGTATTATCTTGTTGCTAGGACTAGCCTTGAAGAAGTATCTGTGATACGATTGACTATAATTAAATATATATAGTGATGTCACTTTAGAAGCGTTTTCAGAAGACCAAACAAATGGTGGAGGTACTTAATGGCCTGATGAATTACAACAACTTTGTAGCAAAACAATAACTATGACATGTACAggataatacaaaaaaaacatgaacaagGATGCTTAACGTGAAattagttttatttttcattccaaATCAACATTGTTCATCTACACACCCCAGATAAACTATACATCTTGgtttcatgaaaatttgttcAGCACTATAGTAAATGTGGCTTTGATCAACAACATCACATATGCATGGCTCTTTTAGATTGAATGTTAGAATATTTACACCAATATAAAAATGTTATCAGTAGTACAACTTGGTAGCCCTTTTTATGTGCTTTTAGTATGAAAAGTTTCATAAAAAGCTCATTCAGAAATGGCTACAAAGAatttgtatttgcttcaatgttATATCATGATATAATATGCactgttttaacttttattaGATTACAAGACCACAAATACCACTGTAAATGGAGTGTGGAAAAAAGACTTGGCATaaagaataaaaacatgtttaaagCTAGAACATTTTAGTTTTATACAGGGTAATCTGGGGTAAGTCATCTTTCTCTTATGTGTCCCTTCTAGTGCATTGGATACTGATTTCCATAGAATTCATAACATCTTTCTGATCATAAGCTTCCACAATATTGAAATTATATGTGGGCTATATCTGTGCAGAACACCTTTCTTTGAATGAAATAACTCTGTTGTCAATGATATTCTGGTACTTGTTTTGAAATACATCATTAGTAATACATAAGTTACGATTTATGAATAGAAAATCTTTCCATGTCCTAGAAAGCTTGTAATGAGAAAACTAACATCTACTTTAAAATGTGCATTGTTATCAAAGCTAAATGTCTTTTCAGCAATGCAAGCTGTCCCCAACCCAAGAAAACATACCAAGCAACAGGTCCAATCATTAGACTAATCAAAACCACAGGATTACTATCTttaggtgtgtgtgtgagtgtaagagtatatatacatttatgtacaaaGAAGGAACAGTGTTTAGAATGCTCTCTATAAAAACATAATGTGGCAAGCTAATGAATAACAACATAGATGTTTATGTCTGTTTTTCATTTACCATTCTACGTGAACAAAACTTTTATCTCtttctaaaaacaaacacatggtACGTCACTTCACTTAATCTCCACGTTTTCCTTGTCGGAAAAGAGTTTGTACTTCGAGGTTAGCCTGATCGGGCGCTGCACGGTCTTGGTCAGCCCCAGTCGTGCCATCTGCTTCTGCTGTACGAGAGCGCGTGGGTTCTCGTCGTTCCTGGTCGTCAGGGGCGACCGTGGAAGGTTTCCTGTCGCCGTGAACAGGACCTTCCTGTTGTTGGGATGGATCTTTACTGGCTTCTCTGCTGGCTTTACAGCTTCTGAAATTAGAAGTTTACAAACATCAGTCATGTTATCCAAAATGAAATCATTCTACAGCCCAAAACTATGAATGCACTTGTAGTCTACTGTCAGCTGTGACATAAACATACGTTTCATACCCCCAGTAGatacagggatctccctaaacttggctaaagaatggtacagtggcgctcctccatcctgttctaatcccagctccatcctgttgactttcaaagtgatggtattttttccaatttttacccagcaaagcctgttaTTTTTGCTCAATACTagaaatttcagatgtaaagctgaagttgcagaaaataactaccattatgtctgaaaaaggcaaaaggcaacatctgctctccttttga
Proteins encoded in this region:
- the LOC136443748 gene encoding fucolectin-like, producing MEMKQKIKELEMQNKLPEEPKQPDDTCIKTDDMTEVLDIVRDLKRKFERMESEQNIARDKPTVQSSTAHRGFSNRAVDGSANTFWAGKSCTHTEQNVKDPWWYVDLLAPYPIGIVKIYNRQDCCTERINPFIVLVGDNGRHAHAAPLTYTKQCGGEWGSDYTDKGVFYIDCGGIRGRYVSVKLPGNERTLTLCEVEVYAAKNPEVEETG